A DNA window from Engraulis encrasicolus isolate BLACKSEA-1 chromosome 3, IST_EnEncr_1.0, whole genome shotgun sequence contains the following coding sequences:
- the fam222aa gene encoding protein FAM222A, translated as MPSPRYPSAAELDAYAQKTAGSPLSIKIFPTNIRVPQHKHLNRTVNGYDTTGQTRYSPYPHLHTGGYHGLLAIVKVSSSSSSSSLSSGSSLTSSSSSSSSTAYGHGLSKGVVKNVEGRRTKLSPPQLAVAPYPPPMAGGGGGGGGSTLAHAHRHMLCHAVPPKPPEGSTASTAIISAPPNVTVAGSVIPTTSNGGRGGANGALAGERGGGGGEGGGGGGGGGGLGLALPPQSNLPSIQSIIYQINQHCQAQALQQQVGQGAGTGAGPPPTMTTTNGSGTGASSSNSGSPSKAVVVGGLPSSSSGSSGAVYPAGVLGQGGGLLYGPAGGGGGVGSAGGGLGSEGLKTVVYADSMDYLLWQQKHQQHQQQQHQHHQQQQQQQQQQHHQAVLRMYSAGSGGGGAVSKSPETCLPGGGGGVMLVGGGGGGGGGSSSSSCSSRPYPLTASGGGAVVTGGGGGGGNSSSSGLDKVSSSPLNCVGMHGNFSVGQYFAPPWNSVLVTPDSDCCYNPQELPPGAATTTATNISASGLASSSAGPLTGFSTSHHHHHHPTSHLHPHHPNNNHHHHLHPHHNHHHPHHHHHHHHLHPHHHHHLGLDSAGTLAGACGSAGALCCGAGSLASKASLGLGLANTSVLSSSLQSLEYLINDIHPPCIKEQMLGKGYETVAVPRLLDHQHAHIRLPVYR; from the coding sequence ATGCCCTCCCCGCGCTACCCCAGCGCGGCCGAGCTGGACGCCTACGCGCAGAAGACGGCGGGCAGCCCGCTGTCCATCAAGATCTTCCCCACCAACATCCGGGTCCCGCAGCACAAGCACCTTAACCGCACCGTGAACGGCTACGACACCACGGGCCAGACGCGCTACAGCCCCTACCCGCACCTGCACACCGGCGGCTACCACGGCCTGCTGGCCATCGTCAAGGTCtcctcgtcgtcgtcatcatcatcattgtcatcaggATCTTCGCTGACATCTTCgtcctcatcatcgtcatcgaCGGCTTACGGTCATGGTCTGTCGAAAGGTGTGGTGAAGAATGTGGAGGGCCGTCGGACTAAGCTGTCGCCTCCGCAGCTGGCTGTGGCCCCTTACCCGCCACCCATGgcaggcggaggtggaggtggtggtggcagcactTTAGCCCACGCCCACAGGCACATGCTCTGCCACGCGGTGCCACCCAAGCCGCCCGAGGGCTCCACGGCGTCCACAGCGATCATCTCCGCACCCCCCAACGTGACAGTGGCCGGTTCGGTGATACCCACCACCagcaatggaggaagaggaggagccaaCGGAGCactagcaggagagagaggaggaggaggaggagagggtggaggtggtggtggtggaggaggaggactaggGCTGGCCCTGCCTCCCCAGTCCAACCTGCCCTCCATCCAGAGCATCATCTACCAGATCAACCAGCACTGCCAGGCCCAGGCGCTGCAACAGCAGGTGGGCCAAGGAGCCGGAACTGGAGCCGGACCCCCTCCCACCATGACCACCACTAACGGCTCTGGTACCGGTGCCTCCAGCAGCAACAGCGGCAGCCCATCCAAGGCTGTGGTGGTCGGAGGGCTGCCTTCATCCTCCTCGGGCTCTTCGGGGGCTGTCTACCCAGCAGGGGTTCTGGGTCAGGGTGGTGGCCTGCTGTACGGCcctgccggtggtggtggtggggttgggtcTGCAGGAGGAGGCCTGGGCAGCGAGGGGTTAAAGACAGTGGTGTACGCGGACAGTATGGATTACCTGCTCTGGCAACAGAAGCACCAACAGCAccaacaacagcagcatcagcaccatcaacagcagcagcagcagcagcagcagcagcatcatcaggcAGTATTACGGATGTATAGCGCCGGCAGTGGAGGAGGTGGCGCTGTGAGCAAGTCGCCTGAGACCTGTCTGcctggtgggggtggaggagtcaTGCTagtaggaggaggtggtggaggaggcggtggttcctcgtcctcctcgtgcTCCTCCAGGCCGTACCCGCTCACAGCGAGCGGAGGAGGCGCGGTGGtgaccggaggaggaggaggtggtggcaacagcagcagcagtggcctgGACAAGGTCAGCTCCTCACCGCTCAACTGCGTGGGCATGCACGGCAACTTCTCGGTGGGCCAGTACTTCGCGCCGCCCTGGAACAGTGTCCTGGTCACGCCCGACAGCGACTGCTGCTACAACCCCCAGGAGCTGCCACCcggcgccgccaccaccaccgccaccaacaTCTCCGCAAGCGGCCTGGCCTCGTCTTCCGCCGGGCCCCTCACAGGATTCtccacctcccaccaccaccaccaccatccgacATCCCACCTGCACCCACACCACcccaacaacaaccaccaccatcatctccacccccaccacaaccatcatcacccgcatcaccaccaccatcaccaccacctccacccccatcaccatcaccacctggGACTGGACAGTGCCGGTACCCTTGCCGGTGCCTGCGGCAGTGCCGGGGCCCTGTGCTGCGGCGCTGGGTCTCTGGCCAGCAAGGcgagcctgggcctgggcctggccaaCACCTCGGTGCTGAGCAGCAGCCTGCAGTCACTGGAGTACCTGATCAACGACATCCACCCGCCCTGCATCAAGGAGCAGATGCTGGGCAAAGGCTATGAGACCGTGGCCGTGCCCCGGCTGCTGGACCACCAGCACGCGCACATACGCCTCCCCGTTTACAGATAA